In the bacterium genome, one interval contains:
- a CDS encoding sulfite exporter TauE/SafE family protein has translation MLNNSFSAIAILTASLLGSLHCAGMCGGFAGLAAHAQQPRAAIIFGYNLGRLITYIILGSVAGFFGSKLNDLAMLEGIAQMSALVVGILLVTLGLFTFYTERSIETLFLKLRISPAIGFPFKQAIALIMHKMARFPASFRALLIGLATTLLPCGWLYSFVAIAVASGSTVNGIAVMTLFWLGTLPVMTSVTTILNLLTSSLKISQPRLTALLIILAGTFSLFSHFNTQTHARHIGIRNLSPEQIQCR, from the coding sequence GTGCTCAACAACTCTTTCAGCGCTATCGCAATTTTGACCGCAAGCTTACTTGGTAGCTTACATTGCGCTGGTATGTGTGGAGGATTTGCTGGACTTGCTGCCCATGCTCAGCAGCCGCGCGCTGCGATCATCTTCGGATATAACCTTGGCAGGTTAATTACTTACATCATACTTGGTTCAGTTGCAGGCTTTTTTGGCTCAAAGTTAAACGATCTAGCGATGCTTGAGGGCATCGCTCAAATGAGTGCACTCGTAGTTGGCATTCTATTAGTTACGCTCGGTTTATTTACTTTCTATACAGAGCGCAGCATCGAAACGCTTTTCCTAAAGCTAAGAATTTCACCGGCGATTGGCTTCCCTTTCAAGCAAGCGATTGCTCTAATCATGCACAAAATGGCCCGATTTCCTGCCTCTTTTCGGGCTCTATTGATTGGACTTGCCACAACTTTATTGCCCTGTGGCTGGCTTTATTCTTTTGTTGCAATTGCCGTTGCAAGTGGGTCGACAGTAAATGGAATTGCCGTGATGACTTTATTCTGGTTGGGGACACTCCCGGTGATGACATCAGTAACTACAATTTTGAACCTGTTGACCTCATCACTAAAAATTTCACAACCACGCTTAACGGCACTGCTAATAATTCTTGCTGGTACTTTTTCGTTATTTAGTCACTTTAATACTCAAACACATGCTAGGCACATCGGGATCAGGAATTTAAGTCCAGAACAGATTCAATGTCGCTAG